The genomic region CTGGATGTCCTTTGGCGAATATCTGGCGCTCCGGCTGTTCGGTTCGGCGACGTGTTCGATCTCCATGGCGTCGGCCACGGGGCTGTTCAATCAGCACACGACGGACTGGGACGGGGCGACGCTCGCCGCGCTGCCGATCCGTCACGAACAGCTCAATCCGCTCGGAGATCTGAGCGCGACGCAATCGGGGATCGTCGCGGAGTTCCGTCGCGGCCTGGGACCGGTCGCGCAGATTCCCTGGCTGCCGGCGGCGGGCGACGGAGCGTGCTCCAATCTCGGCGGCGGCGGAACGGACGACACACGGATCGCGCTCAATATTGGAACGTCGGCGGCGATGAGGATCGTTGTCCCCGCCGAAAATCTGACGATCCCCAGCGCGCTCTTCTGCTATCGTGTGGACCGCAAGCGCGCCCTGCTCGGCGGCGCCTTCACGGGCGGCGGTAATATCTACGCCTGGCTGGGCAAGACGCTGACGCTGAGCGGGGACGCGAAGTCCAACGAGAAAACCCTGGCGGCGATGGCGCCCGATTCGCATGGCCTGACCGTGCTCCCGTTCTGGGCGGGCGAGCGTTCTCCCGGCTGGCACGCGTCCGCGCGCGCCTCGATCGACGGCATGAACCTGCACACGACGCCCCTGGATATCCTGCGGGCCAGTCTGGAATCAGCGGCTTATTGTTACGACACGGTGCGCGACCAGATCCAGCGCTCGTTCCCGCAGGCCCGCGAGATCGCCGCTTCCGGCGGCGCCTTGCAGCACGATCCGGTCTGGACCCAGATCCTCGCCGACGTCTTCGGTGTTCCGATCAACGTCAGCAAAGCCTTCGAAGCCTCCAGTCGGGGCGCGGCGCTGCTGGCGCTGGAGACTCTGGGACTGATCCCGGACGTCGAGTCCGTGTCGGCGGCGAAGGGGAAGACGTTTCCGCCTTCGGAAGCGAACCATCAAGTATATCAAGAAGCACGGCGGCGGTACGACGCGCTGTATGCGCGGGTGCTGGGATAAGCGATTGGCGATCGCGCATCAGAGTGAGTCGATAGACATCACATCCGCCGATGATCCCCCGGTTATGAAACCCGGGTCTGGGAGCGGCAAGAGCCGCTAACCGTCCGTGCCGGACGGAAGATATTTGTGATCGATTACTGGCATTTGCGTCCGGCACGGACGCTTAGCCGAAGGCTCCCAGACCCGGGTTTCATAACCGGGGCGCGCCGGGGTTCATTCCCGTAGGCGCATCAGGTTTTATCACCTGGGATGTGGGAATGCCAGCCTAGAAAAAACGAGCAACGAATCATGTCCACAGGAATAGTCACTCTCATCGGCGCCGGTCCCGGCGATCCGAATTTGATCACGGTCGGCGGCGCGGCGGCGCTCGCGGCGGCGGATGTCGTGGTGTATGATCGGCTGGCGCATCCGGCGCTGCTGCGGCACGCGCCGCGCGCGGAGAAGATCTATGTCGGCAAGAAGGCCGATCAGCACGCCATGAAGCAGGATGAGATCAATGCGCTGCTGGCCGAGCGGGCGCTGGCGGGGCAGAATGTCGCGCGGCTCAAGGGCGGCGATCCGTTTGTCTTTGGGCGCGGCGGCGAGGAAGCCGAGTATGTGCGCGAGCGCGGGATCGAGTTCGTCATTATTCCGGGGGTGACCAGCGCCATCGCCGCGCCGGCGTACGCGGGAATCCCGGTGACGCATCGCGACGCGGCGTCCTCATTCGCCGTCATCACCGGCCATGAGCGCGACGATTCGCGGGAAAGCGGCGGACGCGCGGCGGGGCAGGCCGAGGGCCGGCGCCGCTGGGACAAGATCGCCAATGCCGGCGATACACTGCTCTTTTTGATGGGCGTCGAAAACTTAGAAGAGATCACGACCCAGCTGATGGCGCATGGCCGAAGCGCGGAGACGCCGGTGGCGCTGGTGCGCTGGGGAACGTGGGCCGGGCATCAGAAGACGCTGACGTCGACACTGGGCGGCGTCGTGGAAGCGGTGCGCGCGGCGGGATTCAAGGCGCCGGCGGTGACCGTTGTCGGCGAAGTCGTGAATCTGCGCGAGCGCCTGCGCTGGTTTGACCGAGGGGCGCTCGCCGGCAAGCGGGTGATCGTGACGCGCGCCCGCGAGCAGGCGTCGGGCTTTGTCGAGATGCTGCGCGCCCGCTACGCCGAGCCGATCGAGTTTCCGCTGATTCGCATCACGTCGCCAAGCGACAATTACGCCGCTCTGGATACGGCGATCGGGCATCTGCAATCCTATCAGTGGGTGCTGTTCACGAGCGCGCCCGCCGTGTCTCACTTCTTCGCGCGCCTCTTCGCCGCCGGCAAGGACACGCGGGCTCTGTCGGGCGTAAAGGTCGGCGTGGTCGGCCCCGCGACGGCGGCGGCCTTGAAAGAGTTCGGCGTGGCGGCGGACTTCCGGCCGGAAGCCGCCACCGGCGCGGCGCTCGCCGAAGAATTGCCCGGCGAGATCGCCGGCGCGCGCATTCTGATCCCCAGAGCGCAGGAAGGGGAGGCGGCGCTGCTGCAAATCCTGACCGATCGGTGGGCGAAGCCGGACGAAGCGGCGGCCTACGAGAATGTCGTGGACGGCGAAGGCGCGGAGGAGGTTCGCAAGCGACTGGCCGAAGGATCGGTCGATATCGTGACGTTCACCAGCTCCTCCACGGTCAAGAACTTCGTTGCGGCCCTGGAGGGCGCGCCGCTGCCCGCCGATGTCAAAATCGCCTGCATCGGCCCAAGCACGGCGGCGACGGCGACGGAGCTGCTGGGCCGCGCGCCGGACATTCTGGCGACGGAACATACGCTGGACGGTTTATTGACGGCTTTGGAAAATTTGGCGTAATGTCTGGCGTCCCGCCTTGCTTGCGCTCCATCGAACACGGACACCCAATCATATGACGAATCTTATGGACCCGACCCCCAACGACTGGGAAGATCCCAGCATGCTGTCTCGCGGCCGGGAGCCGGCGCGCGCGTCGAGCCTGGCGTACGCCGATGTCGAATCCGCGCTCGCCGGCGAGCGCGGCGTATCTCCGTTCTTCAAATTACTGAGCGGCCGCTGGCGCTTTCTCTACGCCGAGTCGCCGGCGGGCGTTCCGGACGGATTTGGCGGGGAGGGGTTTGACGCAGACGGGTGGGAGACGATCCCCGTGCCGAGCAGCTGGCAGCTGCAAGGGCATGGAACGCCGAATTACACCAATGTTAAATATCCCTATCCTGTCAACCCGCCCTTTGTCCCGCAGGAGAATCCGGTCGGCCTGTACCAGCGCACGTTTCATCTGCCCGAAGGCTGGGACGACAAACAGATCTTTTTGAACTTCGAAGGCGTCAACTCGGCCTTTTATGTGTGGCTGAACGGCGAGCAGATCGGCTACAGCCAGGGCGCGCACCTGCCGTCGGAGTTTAATATCACTCCGCACATCCGACTGGGGACGAACACCGTTTCGGTGCAGGTCTTCCAATGGTCGGACGGCAGCTACATGGAAGATCAGGACATGTGGCGGAATAGCGGAATCTTTCGCGATGTTTATCTCACGGCGTCGCTGGCGACGACCCTGCGCGACGTCACGCTCAAGACGACGTTCGACGAGAACTTCGAACATGCGACCCTCAGCATCGACGGGAATCTGAGCACGAGCGGCGGCGGAGCGGCGCCGGAGCTGACCCTGGCGGCGGCGCTTTACGATGCGGACGGAAAGATCGTCGCGGAGCGCACGCTGGTCGAAGGGATGACGATTGAAGGCGACGGCGACGCGGATCTTGGGACAAGTCTCACAATCGAGTCTCCCCGGCGCTGGACGGCCGAGACGCCCGATCTCTACACGCTGCTGCTGACGACCTCCGATTCGGAAGGAACGCCGCTGGAAGTGCGGCCCTTCGCGGTCGGCTTCCGGCATGTGGAGATCAAGGACGGCGTCTTCCTGCTCAACGGCGCTCCGATCAAGCTGCGCGGCGTGAACCGGCATGAGAGCCATCCCGATTACGGCCACGCCATCCCGATCGACCATATGATTCAGGATATCCTCCTGATGAAGCGGCACAATATCAACTGTGTGCGCACCTCGCACTATACCTGCGATCCGCGCTGGCTCGACCTGTGCGACCAGTACGGTCTTTATCTGATCGATGAAGCCGATCTGGAGACCCATGGCTTCGGCGAGTTCCGGAACTTAAACCAAATCTCGGATGACCCGGAGTGGGAAGACGCGTATGTGGACCGCGCCGAGCGCATGGTCGAGCGGGATAAGAACCATCCGTCGGTAATCATCTGGTCGCTCGGCAACGAATCTGGCTACGGCTGCAACCATGACGCGATGGCGGCCTGGATCCGCGAGAACGACCCGACGCGGCCGATCCACTACGAGCAGGCGTTTGAAGCGCCCGTGGTGGATATCGTCAGCAACATGTACGCCACCGTCGAGAAGTGCATCGCCGAAGGCGAGCGGACCGACGACGCCCGTCCGTTCTTCCAGTGCGAATACGCCCACGCGATGGGCAACGGCCCCGGCGGTCTCAAAGAGTACTGGGAAGCGTTCGAGAAGTATCCCCGGCTTTTGGGCGGCTGCGTCTGGGAGTGGTGCGACCACGGGATCCGGCAGCGCGCCTCGCACGGCGAGGAGTGGTTCGCATACGGCGGCGACTTCGGCGACTATCCCAACGACGGCAACTTCTGCATTGACGGCCTGGTCGGACCGGACCGCGAGATCAAGCCGGGCTTGATCGAATACAAGAAGATCATCGAGCCCGTGCATACCGACTCCGTGGATCTTGCCTCCGGAACGGTGCGCCTCACCAACCGCTACGATTTCCAAACGCTCGCGCATCTGCGCGCCGTCTGGACTTTGAGCGGCGACGGCAAAACGCTGCGCCAGGGCGAACTGTCTCTGCCGGAGATCGCGCCGCACGAGAGCGGCGAAGTCTCCATCCCTGTCGGTGATTGGGACAAGAAGGCCGGCGTCGAGTACTTCCTGAACCTGAGCTTCACCCTGCGCGAAAAGACCTCGTGGGCGCCGATCGGGCATGAAGTCGCGTGGGCGCAGCTGGCGCTGCCGGCGTCCGGCCCTGCCGCGCCGCCGCCGAGCATCGCCGGCATGCCCGCGCTGGTGATCGACGAGAACGAGCGCGAGATTACGCTCTATGGCGACGACTTTACGCTGGTCTTCGACCGCTGGCGCGGAACGATCGGCCGCTGGGAATACCAGGGACTGCCGCTGCTGACGGAAGGTCCGCGCCTGAACATCTGGCGCGCCCCGACCGATAACGATGTCCATGTGGCGAAGGAGCAGTGGTATGAGTATGGCCTGGACAAGCTCCAGCACAGCGTCCGCCGCGTTTCGCTGGTAAGCCAGTCTCCGCGCAGCGCCACCATCGAGGTGACGGCCACAATGGGCGCGGCGTACCGCGCGACTCGCTTCGACATCGTCTACACGTACACAATCTACGGCGGGGGACAGGTCAAGATTGAGACCCGCGTCACACCGTTCGGCGCCATCGACACGATCCCGCGCGTCGGCCTGCAATTGCGCGCCGCCGGCGGCCTGGAGCGCTTCACCTGGTATGGCCTGGGACCGCACCAGACTTATCCCGATGTCCGCGAAAGCGCCCGCGTCGGCGTCTATTCCGGCGCGGTGGACGAGCAATATGTCCCGTACATCATGCCTCAGGAGAACGGCAACAAGAGCGACGTTCGCTGGGCCTCCCTGACCGACGACTTCGGCCTCGGCCTGCTCGCCACCGGCAACGCCCTGCTGAATGTCAGCGTCCACCACTCGACGCCCGAGGACTTCACTCAGGCGCGCCACACCTACGAACTGACCCGCCGCGATGACGTGATCGTCAACATCGACCACGTCGTCCGCGGCATCGGCAGCAATAGCTGCGGCCCCGGCGTCCTGCCCCAGTACCAACTGAAGGCCGCCGAGACCACGTTCACCGTCCACCTCCAGCCCTTCAGCGCGGAGAGCATCGCCCCGATGCGCCTGTGGCGACGGCTGGCGGGGTCGTAGTTCATGCGGATGTAAAATCCACACGTTTGCCCCATGGGTATAAAACCCACGTCTGGGAGACGCTTCGCGTCTAACGCCCCGTGCCGGGCCGACAAATAAGCTTTCCGACAATAGCCTATTTTGTCCGTCCGGCACGGACGGTTAGCGGCTCTAGCCGCTCCCAGGCCCGGGTTTCATAACCGGGAGCTTTGGCATAGGTTTTATCCCTGCGACTCCTCTCCGTCATAAACGCTCCTCACTCGCCCTCCCGCACCTCCGCCACCGCGCGGTCTTCTCCCGCCGGCACAACCAGCCGCAGCCTCATCTTGCCTTGACTCACGAAATATCCCGAAGCCGACCCGTCAAGCGCGGCCGTGTCTGCGGCGGGCGCGATGGGGTGGGTGAAATCGTTGTGGGCGTAGACGGCGAAGGGGCCATGGGGCGCGGGGAGGGTGAGGGTTACGAAGTCGCCGGGCATGCGGTGGCGCAGGGTGAAGCGCAGGTCGCGGGAAGCGCCTTTGGGGAATCGCAGCGTGTAGCCGTGGTTGGCGACCACTATGGTTTGGAAGCTCGCGGGGATGGCGTCGGGACTGCCCCAGAGCGTTTGTGATGTGGAGTTGGCGCCGGTGACGATCACCGGCGCGATTTTTTGCCGGGGCTGTTCGCGGTTGTCGATGAAGAGGCGCCCGTAAGGGGCGTTCGTGATGTAAGCGTTCCAGGCGGGAATAAAGCGCGCGTGGGCGTCCGCGAGGAATGGGTTGCCCATCGCGACGGAGACGCCGGGGCGGCCGGTGACGGCGCCGTCGGTGTCTACGAAGGTGGCGGTGCGGTATCCGTCGCCGGGAACGGCGGGGCTGGCCGTGGGCATCGGCTGGAAGTAGACCGGGTTCGCATCGTCAAAGCGCAGGGCCTCGGCGCTGTTGCGGGGATCGACGAAGAAGGGCGAGTATTGCAGATAGCCGAGCGCGCCGGCGCCTCGCTGGGTGTTCGACTGGAAGTGCGCGAACATGGTGCGCCGGACGCTCACGCGGCCATCGTAGAACTCAAAGCCGCGGATCGGAAAGGATGGCTCCCAGGGCTTGGGGAGCGAGCGTCCGGTCAGGCCGCTTTGTTCGCCGGGCGCGACAAAGCCGACGTTTTCCGTCTCGCCGACGATCAAAGAATCTTCCACCATCGAAAGCGAAGACGCCAGCGTGACGCCGATGGCGTTGTCCGCGAGCCGGGCGTGGGACAGATGGAGGCGCAGGCCGCGCATCCAAACGCCGCGCCGCCGGTTTTTGTATCCGACAAAGCCGTCGAAGACGGCGTCCGCCGCGTGCGCGCCGGGGCCGAAGATCGCTTTGCCCGCGTGCGGATCGTAATCGGGCGCTTCGGTGACGCCGGGCGGGTTCGGCGGTCCGTCCACGAAAAGGCCGTCATGCTCGTTGGAGTGCGATACGTTGCCCGAGAACACGCCCAGCGGCGCGCGGCGCGGCCAGACATCGCGGTCATTGCGTGCGTTTTGGGACGCGCCGGTCGGGTGCTTGGGGAGCGCGTACCAGAAGCCGAACTGCTCGGAGCCGGCGGCGGCGTTGCCGCGCAGGATATTGTTAGGATTGGTGACCCAGAACGTGGCGGGCGTCAGGTCCGTCGGCAGCACTTCTTCGCCTTTGCGCGCCTTGCGCGTCATCATTCCCAGGTTATGCGTGACGATGTTGCCGGTTTCGTTTCCGTCTTCAAAAAAGTAACAGTGGCCGATGGTGTCAAAACAGACGTTGCTGTCGAGGCGCACGCGCCGCGTTCCATGGATCGCAATACAGCGATTGTAGCAATGATGTACGGATGTATCGCGGACATAAGACCCAAACGCGTCGCCGAGCAAATGGAAGTGAACGGGATAGCTGCGCAGGCGTCCCTTCTGTCCCATCCGGGTGACTTCCGCCCCTTCGATGTGCGCGACGGCGTGATCCATCATCATGATCTGGCCGCCGTACCCGTTTTGCTTAGACGGCTCGTCGCCTTCGATGACGATATTTCGCGTCAGCAGGCCGACCTCGGCGCGTTCGGAAACGCCGTCCTCATCGCGTCCCCAGTGCGTATAGCGAAGCGGCGTGTCCAGCTGGATCTCATCGGCCTGCCGGGCCAGAACGCGTTTCATCTCGCACTGCGCGGGGTCGAAGTCGGTGGAGGCGACGGCGATCCAGTCTCCCGGCCGCCAGTCGGCGGTGTCCGCGAGCCGCAGCCGGTCCGACCCGGCAGGCGCGTTTTCCGCAAGTCGCGTCCAGCTTACCCGGCGCCGCTCGCCGTGCAGCTCCAGCACGCCGCCCATCACGCTCAGCATCTTCGTCTCATTGGGCTGGTTCCTGGAAGGCTCGGCGCCGGTGAGAATAATCGCGGCATGCTTTTGAAACGGCGCGGCCTCCGTCCCGATTTGCAGCTTTCCCGCGACTGTAATGGATTCGGCGGTCAGAGTCAGGTCTTTGTCCGCGAATACCAGCGCGCCGTCGATCTGAAGATGGCGCAGCGGCGGCGGGCTGACATCGAGCACGACGGTTGTTCCTTTGGGGATCCTCACATCGCCGCCGGCTCGCGCCGCGTACAGTGACGACCAGGGTTTCGGGGCTTTGCTATGAGCCGCCCATCCCAGGCAGGCGGCGGTGAGAGTGAAGAGAAGGACGGCACAGAAAAATTTACGCGTTCGCAATGATCGTCTCCCTGGTTCGCCAAGCGGGGGAACCAGGGACATCATAACATAAAACTACATTTGTAGTCAATAGGCGCGCCTCAATGAGATTCGCCTCTGAACTCGCGAGCCCAGGGGCAAAATCGAATCGGACGGCGTTTACGCCGCCAGCGCCCGCAGCATCGCCGGCGTGTCGATATACGCCTCAAAGCGTGTTACGAGGCCGTCCCGCACCGTCCAGATGTGGACAATTCTGAGGGTGAACTCATGTCCGGTCGCCCGGACTTTCCCCTGGATATGGCCGAGCACCGCGACCTGCTCGCCCGCCTCCACATACTCCTCCGGAACGACCTGCGTCTCAATCCGCGCATTGAGCTTCCCGAAGAACTCGCGGACGCCTTCGTGGCCGTGGTGCGATCCGCCCCACGGCACAAGGTCCGTTTGTACGAACTCGACCTCGGGATGCAGCGTGGCGAAGATGGCGGCGAAGTCCCGGCGGGCGTGGGCGTCGTAGCCTTGCCGGATGACCTCTGTATTATCGATGGACATCGGATTTTCTCCCTTGGGTTGACAAAGAACAGAACGTTATTCTATAATTCAATTATAGAACTGGATTCTAAATTTGTCAAGACGTGACGGTCAGGAAGTGTTTCGCGATGGCGTATCGATCGACGGCGAAGACGGAAGCGAAGAAGGCGGCGATGCGCGCGCATCTGCTGGCGGCGGGGCGCGCGTTGTTCGCGTCTCAGGGCTATGAGGCGACGACGCTCCAGCAGGTGGTGGCGGCGGCGGGGACATCCATCGGTAACTGCTACTTTTACTTCGCCGACAAAGAAGCGCTGCTGCTGGCGGTGGCCGAGGCGGTGCGCTCGGAGCTGGCGGCGGCGGTGGATATCGCCGTGGCGGGCCTTGAAGGCCCGCCACGAATGGCGGTCGCGCTCTACACGGCGATGCGCGTGATCCTCTCCGACACCGGCGCGGCGGCGATCACGCTCGCCCAGCCATCGGCGCGCGCCGCGACGGTGGCGTACTTCACCGACCGCGCGGAGCGGATGTTTTCAGCCATCCCCGTTCCCGCCGGCCCGCCGCTTCTGGCGGCGCACGCGTGGCAGGGAGCGATCTTTTTTATCGCCGAGGGCGTGATCGCCGGCCGGTTCCCCGAAGACCACGACACGGTCGCGCGCTTTCTGGTGCGCTGGAATCTGCGCGCGATTGGGCTGTCCGAGGAGGAAATCGATCGCACCCTGCTTGCGGTGAATGCGCGGATGGAAAAATGATGTCGTCGAAATTCGCCACAAGGAGAACACAATGAAGATCCAATGGACGCACCTGGCGCTGCATGTGCGCAGCCTGGAGGCCAGCATGGAGTTTTACGGGCGCTACACGGGAATGCGCCCAATCAAGCGCCACTCGGACGCCGCGAGCACGGGCATGGAGGTCGTGTGGCTGAGCGACCGTCCCGCAGGACGGGAGTCGGAGTTCGTGATGGTGCTGCAGCAAGGCGAGCCGCATATCCTGCCCGGCGCGCAGCCGCAAACGCCGATCGGGCCGCTGAGCCACCTGGGATTTAGCGCCCCGTCGCGCGACGCGGTGGACTGCGCCGCGGTCGCCGCTCGGGAGCAGGGAATCCTGCGCTACGGACCGGCGTTTTTAAACGAGAACGCCGGATACATGTGCGTCATCTCCGACCCCGACGGTCACAACGTGGAGTTATCATACGGCCAGTCGCTCGGGTGAGGCGCGCCCGATGGGAGCTTTTACTAAGGCGCGACGGACCACCGGGCGCGGAGCCGATAGTCGCGGGGCGTATGGCCGTACTTTTTTCGGAAGCGGCGATAGAAGTAGGAGAGGTTGTCGAAGCCGCAGTCGCCGGCGATGTCGATGATCTCGTCGGGGGTGGTCGCGAGCAGAGTGGCGGCGCGGGCGAGGCGCAGGTCGTTGACAAACTCCGTCGGCGTCTGTCCCCGGTGCTGTTTGATGGTGCGGGAAAGGTGCGCGGGGCTGACGCCGCTCAGAGCCGTCAGGCGCGGCAGACCGTCGATCAGGTTCTGCGTTTCCCGCATGGCGCGGCAGGAGCGCCGCAGCCAGTCGGGGCCGGAGTCGGCGGTCGTGTCGGCGTCGGCGTGCTGGAGCAGGGGAAGGGCGCTGGTCCAGAAGCGGCAAAGCTCCAGGCGGCTGGGGTTGTCCTGAAAGGCGCTGAGCGCGCGTCGGAACGCCGCCAGAGCGGTGTCGCGCCGGACGCCGGCGTCCACGCGCGCCGAGGGCGGCTGAGCGCCGGAGGTCCACGCTTGCGCTTCGGACATTAACCCGGCGACCGGCAGAAAATCGGCCCATGCCCCGGCGCGAAAGGCGACGTTGATAAAGAGCAGGCTGGCGCCGGGCGATGCGGCGATCCGGTGGATGTCGCTGGGCCGGATCAGCAGCAGGTCGCCCTCGCCCAGAGTCCGCGCCGCGCCGTTCACAACATGAAGTCCATCCCCAGAAACGACATACATCATCTCCCAAAAATCGTGCGTGTGATCTACGCCCCCGCCGCTGGTGAAGTGGACGAGGGCCGCATGGAAATCGCGGCCCGGAGCCGTCTCGTCCCATCGCAAGTGCAGCGCCGGCTTTCGCAAAGAATTTTCGTGCATGGCATTATAGTACAAGAAACGTCACCGAAAGACAAGACTCTGCACCAAGAACCCGATATAATCGATGCAATTCTGGTGTTAAGCGAGTTTGGGAGGGTTCCATGAAAAAGGCAGCCGTGGTGACGGCTTTGTTGATCGCGGGGTTCGGGACGGCGGCGGCGACCCGCCCGGTATGTGCGGAGAGCGTCAAGCCGAAAACGCCGCAAAAGTGGACGGAGGCGCGAAAGCGCGAGACGGCCCAGCGTGTGCGTCAGGAGTGCCTGCGCGCCTGGAACGGCTACAAGAAGTACGCCTGGGGCCATGATGAGGTCAAGCCCGTCACCAATCAGCCGCAGGATTGGTACGGCGTGTCGCTTCTGATGACGCCCGTCGACGCCCTGGACACCCTCCATCTCATGGGCTTGAACACGGAAGCCGACGAGTGCCGCGCGCTGATCGACCAGAAGCTGTCGTTCGATCAAGACGTCAGCGTCAAGGCCTTCGAAATCTCCATTCGCCTGCTCGGCGGCCTGAACAGCGCCTACCAGCTTACCGGCGACAAACGCCTGCTGGCGCTGGCCGACGATTTGGGAACCCGCCTGCTCCCGATTTTCGACTCGCCGACCGGTTTGCCCTATGTGAACGTCAACCTCAAAACGGGCAAAGTGAGCGGCGTGGACAGCTGTCCCGCCGAGGCCGGCTCCTATCTCTTCGAGTTTGGGACACTGAGCAAGCTCACGGGCAAGAAGATCTATTATGAGAAGGCGAAGCGCGCCGTGGTCGCCGTTTACGATCGCCAGTCGTCCCTCGGCCTGGTCGGCGCGACGATGAATATCGAAACGGGCCAATGGACGAGCGACACCTGCCAGGT from Capsulimonas corticalis harbors:
- a CDS encoding gluconokinase, which gives rise to MPKPNIILALDMGTSSVRAMLFDRRGRELPGHEQQMPYVQQTTSDGGVETDAESLIERTVECIRRLMRGADKETKAKIAGVGISCFWHSLVGVGEDNRAVTPVYSWADMRSAPYVAKLRETLDADDYHGRTGCVLHPSFWPAKLLWHAAAHPEQADKVTRWMSFGEYLALRLFGSATCSISMASATGLFNQHTTDWDGATLAALPIRHEQLNPLGDLSATQSGIVAEFRRGLGPVAQIPWLPAAGDGACSNLGGGGTDDTRIALNIGTSAAMRIVVPAENLTIPSALFCYRVDRKRALLGGAFTGGGNIYAWLGKTLTLSGDAKSNEKTLAAMAPDSHGLTVLPFWAGERSPGWHASARASIDGMNLHTTPLDILRASLESAAYCYDTVRDQIQRSFPQAREIAASGGALQHDPVWTQILADVFGVPINVSKAFEASSRGAALLALETLGLIPDVESVSAAKGKTFPPSEANHQVYQEARRRYDALYARVLG
- the cobA gene encoding uroporphyrinogen-III C-methyltransferase — encoded protein: MSTGIVTLIGAGPGDPNLITVGGAAALAAADVVVYDRLAHPALLRHAPRAEKIYVGKKADQHAMKQDEINALLAERALAGQNVARLKGGDPFVFGRGGEEAEYVRERGIEFVIIPGVTSAIAAPAYAGIPVTHRDAASSFAVITGHERDDSRESGGRAAGQAEGRRRWDKIANAGDTLLFLMGVENLEEITTQLMAHGRSAETPVALVRWGTWAGHQKTLTSTLGGVVEAVRAAGFKAPAVTVVGEVVNLRERLRWFDRGALAGKRVIVTRAREQASGFVEMLRARYAEPIEFPLIRITSPSDNYAALDTAIGHLQSYQWVLFTSAPAVSHFFARLFAAGKDTRALSGVKVGVVGPATAAALKEFGVAADFRPEAATGAALAEELPGEIAGARILIPRAQEGEAALLQILTDRWAKPDEAAAYENVVDGEGAEEVRKRLAEGSVDIVTFTSSSTVKNFVAALEGAPLPADVKIACIGPSTAATATELLGRAPDILATEHTLDGLLTALENLA
- a CDS encoding glycoside hydrolase family 2 TIM barrel-domain containing protein; this encodes MTNLMDPTPNDWEDPSMLSRGREPARASSLAYADVESALAGERGVSPFFKLLSGRWRFLYAESPAGVPDGFGGEGFDADGWETIPVPSSWQLQGHGTPNYTNVKYPYPVNPPFVPQENPVGLYQRTFHLPEGWDDKQIFLNFEGVNSAFYVWLNGEQIGYSQGAHLPSEFNITPHIRLGTNTVSVQVFQWSDGSYMEDQDMWRNSGIFRDVYLTASLATTLRDVTLKTTFDENFEHATLSIDGNLSTSGGGAAPELTLAAALYDADGKIVAERTLVEGMTIEGDGDADLGTSLTIESPRRWTAETPDLYTLLLTTSDSEGTPLEVRPFAVGFRHVEIKDGVFLLNGAPIKLRGVNRHESHPDYGHAIPIDHMIQDILLMKRHNINCVRTSHYTCDPRWLDLCDQYGLYLIDEADLETHGFGEFRNLNQISDDPEWEDAYVDRAERMVERDKNHPSVIIWSLGNESGYGCNHDAMAAWIRENDPTRPIHYEQAFEAPVVDIVSNMYATVEKCIAEGERTDDARPFFQCEYAHAMGNGPGGLKEYWEAFEKYPRLLGGCVWEWCDHGIRQRASHGEEWFAYGGDFGDYPNDGNFCIDGLVGPDREIKPGLIEYKKIIEPVHTDSVDLASGTVRLTNRYDFQTLAHLRAVWTLSGDGKTLRQGELSLPEIAPHESGEVSIPVGDWDKKAGVEYFLNLSFTLREKTSWAPIGHEVAWAQLALPASGPAAPPPSIAGMPALVIDENEREITLYGDDFTLVFDRWRGTIGRWEYQGLPLLTEGPRLNIWRAPTDNDVHVAKEQWYEYGLDKLQHSVRRVSLVSQSPRSATIEVTATMGAAYRATRFDIVYTYTIYGGGQVKIETRVTPFGAIDTIPRVGLQLRAAGGLERFTWYGLGPHQTYPDVRESARVGVYSGAVDEQYVPYIMPQENGNKSDVRWASLTDDFGLGLLATGNALLNVSVHHSTPEDFTQARHTYELTRRDDVIVNIDHVVRGIGSNSCGPGVLPQYQLKAAETTFTVHLQPFSAESIAPMRLWRRLAGS
- a CDS encoding G8 domain-containing protein; protein product: MRTRKFFCAVLLFTLTAACLGWAAHSKAPKPWSSLYAARAGGDVRIPKGTTVVLDVSPPPLRHLQIDGALVFADKDLTLTAESITVAGKLQIGTEAAPFQKHAAIILTGAEPSRNQPNETKMLSVMGGVLELHGERRRVSWTRLAENAPAGSDRLRLADTADWRPGDWIAVASTDFDPAQCEMKRVLARQADEIQLDTPLRYTHWGRDEDGVSERAEVGLLTRNIVIEGDEPSKQNGYGGQIMMMDHAVAHIEGAEVTRMGQKGRLRSYPVHFHLLGDAFGSYVRDTSVHHCYNRCIAIHGTRRVRLDSNVCFDTIGHCYFFEDGNETGNIVTHNLGMMTRKARKGEEVLPTDLTPATFWVTNPNNILRGNAAAGSEQFGFWYALPKHPTGASQNARNDRDVWPRRAPLGVFSGNVSHSNEHDGLFVDGPPNPPGVTEAPDYDPHAGKAIFGPGAHAADAVFDGFVGYKNRRRGVWMRGLRLHLSHARLADNAIGVTLASSLSMVEDSLIVGETENVGFVAPGEQSGLTGRSLPKPWEPSFPIRGFEFYDGRVSVRRTMFAHFQSNTQRGAGALGYLQYSPFFVDPRNSAEALRFDDANPVYFQPMPTASPAVPGDGYRTATFVDTDGAVTGRPGVSVAMGNPFLADAHARFIPAWNAYITNAPYGRLFIDNREQPRQKIAPVIVTGANSTSQTLWGSPDAIPASFQTIVVANHGYTLRFPKGASRDLRFTLRHRMPGDFVTLTLPAPHGPFAVYAHNDFTHPIAPAADTAALDGSASGYFVSQGKMRLRLVVPAGEDRAVAEVREGE
- a CDS encoding nuclear transport factor 2 family protein, coding for MSIDNTEVIRQGYDAHARRDFAAIFATLHPEVEFVQTDLVPWGGSHHGHEGVREFFGKLNARIETQVVPEEYVEAGEQVAVLGHIQGKVRATGHEFTLRIVHIWTVRDGLVTRFEAYIDTPAMLRALAA
- a CDS encoding TetR/AcrR family transcriptional regulator, with amino-acid sequence MAYRSTAKTEAKKAAMRAHLLAAGRALFASQGYEATTLQQVVAAAGTSIGNCYFYFADKEALLLAVAEAVRSELAAAVDIAVAGLEGPPRMAVALYTAMRVILSDTGAAAITLAQPSARAATVAYFTDRAERMFSAIPVPAGPPLLAAHAWQGAIFFIAEGVIAGRFPEDHDTVARFLVRWNLRAIGLSEEEIDRTLLAVNARMEK
- a CDS encoding VOC family protein, translating into MKIQWTHLALHVRSLEASMEFYGRYTGMRPIKRHSDAASTGMEVVWLSDRPAGRESEFVMVLQQGEPHILPGAQPQTPIGPLSHLGFSAPSRDAVDCAAVAAREQGILRYGPAFLNENAGYMCVISDPDGHNVELSYGQSLG